From Peromyscus maniculatus bairdii isolate BWxNUB_F1_BW_parent chromosome 8, HU_Pman_BW_mat_3.1, whole genome shotgun sequence, a single genomic window includes:
- the Med24 gene encoding mediator of RNA polymerase II transcription subunit 24 isoform X3: MVSYSSVLTAISKFDDFSRDLCVQALLDIMDMFCDRLSCHGKAEECIGLCRALLSALHWLLRCTAAFAERLQEGLEAGTPAPGEKQLALCLQCLEKTLSSTKNRALLHIAKLEEASLHTSQGLGQGGTRANQPTASWTAIEHCLLKLGEILANLSNPQLRSQAEQCGTLIRSIPTMLSVHSEQLHKTGFPTVHALILLEGTMNLTGEMQPLVEQLMMVKRMQHIPTPLFVLEIWKACFVGLIESPEGTQELKWTAFTYLKIPQVLVKLKKYFHGEKDFTEDVNSAFEFLLKLTPLLDKADQRCNCDCTNFLLQECNKQGLLSEVNFAILVGKRTADRDPQLKSSENANIQPNPGLILRAEPTVTNILKTMDADHSKSPEGLLGVLGHMLSGKSLDLLLAAAAATGKLKSFARKFINLNEFTTHGSGESTKTASVRALLFDISFLMLCHVAQTYGSEVILSEASSGEEVPFFETWMQTCMPEEGKILNPDHPCFRPDSTKVESLVALLNNSSEMKLVQMKWHEACLSISAAILEILNAWENGVLAFESIQKITDNIKGKVCSLAVCAVAWLVAHVRMLGLDEREKSLQMIRQLAGPLYSENTLQFYNERVVIMNSILEHMCADVLQQTATQIKFPSTGVDTMPYWNLLPPKRPIKEVLTDIFAKVLERGWVDSRSIHILDTLLHMGGVYWFCNNLIKELLKETRKEHTLRAVQLLYSIFCLDMQQVTLVLLGHILPGLLTDSSKWHSLMDPPGTALAKLAVWCALSSYSSYKGQASSRQKKRHREDIEDYISLFPVEDMQPSKLMRLLSSNEDDANILSSPTDRSMNSSLSASQLHTVNMRDPLNRVLANLFLLISSILGSRTAGPHTQFVQWFMEECVDCLEQDSRGSILQFMPFTTVSELVKVSAMSSPKVVLAITDLSLPLGRQVAAKAIAAL; this comes from the exons ATGGTGTCTTACTCCTCTGTGCTCACGGCTATCAGTAAG TTTGATGACTTTTCCCGGGACCTGTGTGTCCAGGCTTTGCTGGACATCATGGACATGTTCTGTGACCGACTCAG TTGCCACGGCAAAGCAGAGGAATGCATCGGGCTGTGCCGAGCGCTTCTTAGCGCCCTCCACTGGCTGCTACGTTGTACAGCAGCTTTTGCAGAGCGGCTCCAAGAAGGACTGGAGGCCGGCACTCCAGCCCCCGGAGAGAAGCAGCTTGCCCTGTGCCTGCAGTGCCTTGAAAAGACCCTCAGCAGCACCAAGAACCGGGCTCTGCTGCACATCGCCAAGCTCGAGGAGGCCT CATTGCATACATCCCAGGGACTTGGGCAGGGTGGCACCCGAGCCAATCAACCAACAG CCTCCTGGACTGCCATCGAGCATTGTCTTTTAAAGCTCGGGGAGATCCTGGCCAATCTCAGCAACCCCCAGCTCCGGAGCCAGGCTGAGCAGTGTGGCACTCTTATCAGGAG taTCCCCACCATGCTGTCCGTGCACTCGGAGCAGTTGCACAAGACGGGCTTCCCCACCGTCCACGCGCTGATCTTGCTTGAGGGCACCATGAACCTGACAGGGGAGATGCAGCCCCTGGTGGAGCAGCTGATGATGGTGAAGCGCATGCAG CAtatccccacccccctttttgtCCTGGAAATCTGGAAAGCCTGCTTTGTGGGGCTCATTGAGTCCCCCGAGGGCACGCAGGAGCTGAAGTGGACGGCTTTCACCTATCTCAAG ATTCCACAGGTTTTGGTGAAGCTGAAGAAATATTTTCATGGGGAAAAG GACTTCACTGAGGATGTCAACTCCGCTTTTGAGTTCCTGCTGAAGCTCACGCCCTTGCTGGACAAAGCTGACCAGCGCTGCAA TTGTGACTGTACAAACTTCCTCCTCCAAGAGTGCAACAAGCAGGGACTTCTGTCTGAAGTCAATTTTGCCATCCTTGTGGGCAAGCG CACAGCAGATCGAGACCCCCAGCTGAAATCATCAGAAAATGCCAACATCCAGCCTAACCCTGGGTTGATCCTCCGGGCAGAGCCCACCGTCACCAACATCCTCAAG acGATGGATGCAGACCACTCCAAGTCCCCGGAGGGGCTACTGGGGGTCCTGGGACACATGCTGTCTGGGAAGAGCCTGGACttgctgctggctgctgctgccgccacggGGAAGCTTAAATCCTTTGCCCGGAAATTCATCAA TCTGAACGAGTTCACTACCCACGGCAGCGGAGAGAGCA CGAAGACCGCCTCTGTTCGGGCCTTGCTCTTCGACAtctccttcctgatgctgtgccACGTGGCCCAGACCTATGGCTCAGAG GTGATTCTCTCCGAGGCAAGCTCAGGAGAAGAAGTCCCCTTCTTTGAGACTTGGATGCAGACCTGCATGCCTGAGGAGGGCAAGATTTTGAACCCTGACCACCCTTGCTTCCGGCCTGACTCCACCAAAGTAGAGTCCTTGGTGGCCTTGCTCAACAACTCCTCCGAGATGAAACTAGT ACAGATGAAGTGGCATGAGGCCTGCCTGAGCATTTCAGCAGCCATTTTGGAGATCCTCAATGCCTGGGAGAATGGGGTGCTGGCCTTCGAGTCCATCCAG AAAATCACCGATAATATCAAGGGAAAGGTATGCAGTCTGGCGGTGTGTGCTGTGGCTTGGCTTGTGGCCCATGTCCGGATGCTGGGGCTGGATGAGCGTGAGAAGTCCCTGCAGATGATCCGCCAGTTGGCAGGGCCCCTGTACAGTGAGAACACCCTGCAGTTCTACAATGAGAG GGTGGTGATTATGAACTCAATCTTGGAACACATGTGTGCGGACGTGCTTCAGCAGACAGCCACACAGATCAAATTTCCATCCACGGGCGTGGACACGATGCCCTACTGGAACCTGCTTCCTCCCAAGCGCCCCATCAAGGAGGTACTGACAGACATCTTTGCCAAGGTACTGGAGAGGGGCTGGGTGGACAGCCGCTCCATCCACATCCTTGACACCCTGCTGCACATGGGCGGCGTCTACTGGTTCTGCAACAACCTGATTAAG GAGCTGCTGAAGGAGACGCGGAAGGAGCACACACTGAGGGCGGTGCAGCTCCTCTATTCCATCTTCTGCCTGGACATGCAGCAAGTGACCCTGGTCCTGCTGGGCCACATCCTGCCCGGCCTGCTTACTGACTCCTCCAAGTGGCACAGCCTTATGGACCCTCCTGGCACTGCATTAGCCAA ACTAGCCGTGTGGTGTGCCCTGAGTTCTTACTCCTCCTACAAGGGACAGGCGTCCTCACGCCAGAAGAAGAGGCACAGGGAAGACATCGAG GACTACATCAGCCTCTTCCCCGTGGAAGACATGCAGCCTTCGAAGCTTATGAGACTGCTGAGCTCCAATGAGGATGATGCCAACATTCTGTCCAGTCCCA CTGACCGCTCCATGAACAGCTCCCTCTCGGCTTCCCAACTGCACACGGTCAACATGAGGGACCCTCTGAACCGAGTCCTGG CCAACCTGTTCCTGCTCATTTCCTCCATCCTGGGCTCGCGCACCGCAGGCCCCCACACCCAGTTTGTGCAGTGGTTCATGGAGGAGTGTGTGGACTGTCTGGAGCAGGACAGCAGGGGCAGCATTCTGCAGTTCATGCCCTTCACTACT GTATCAGAACTGGTAAAGGTGTCTGCCATGTCCAGCCCCAAGGTAGTGCTGGCCATCACAGACCTCAGCCTGCCCCTGGGTCGGCAAGTGGCTGCCAAAGCCATCGCCGCTCTCTGA
- the Med24 gene encoding mediator of RNA polymerase II transcription subunit 24 isoform X2: MKVVNLRQAILQAWKERWSDYQWAINMKKFFPRGATWDILNLAEALLEQAMIGPSPNPLILSYLKYAISSQMVSYSSVLTAISKFDDFSRDLCVQALLDIMDMFCDRLSCHGKAEECIGLCRALLSALHWLLRCTAAFAERLQEGLEAGTPAPGEKQLALCLQCLEKTLSSTKNRALLHIAKLEEASSWTAIEHCLLKLGEILANLSNPQLRSQAEQCGTLIRSIPTMLSVHSEQLHKTGFPTVHALILLEGTMNLTGEMQPLVEQLMMVKRMQHIPTPLFVLEIWKACFVGLIESPEGTQELKWTAFTYLKIPQVLVKLKKYFHGEKDFTEDVNSAFEFLLKLTPLLDKADQRCNCDCTNFLLQECNKQGLLSEVNFAILVGKRTADRDPQLKSSENANIQPNPGLILRAEPTVTNILKTMDADHSKSPEGLLGVLGHMLSGKSLDLLLAAAAATGKLKSFARKFINLNEFTTHGSGESTKTASVRALLFDISFLMLCHVAQTYGSEVILSEASSGEEVPFFETWMQTCMPEEGKILNPDHPCFRPDSTKVESLVALLNNSSEMKLVQMKWHEACLSISAAILEILNAWENGVLAFESIQKITDNIKGKVCSLAVCAVAWLVAHVRMLGLDEREKSLQMIRQLAGPLYSENTLQFYNERVVIMNSILEHMCADVLQQTATQIKFPSTGVDTMPYWNLLPPKRPIKEVLTDIFAKVLERGWVDSRSIHILDTLLHMGGVYWFCNNLIKELLKETRKEHTLRAVQLLYSIFCLDMQQVTLVLLGHILPGLLTDSSKWHSLMDPPGTALAKLAVWCALSSYSSYKGQASSRQKKRHREDIEDYISLFPVEDMQPSKLMRLLSSNEDDANILSSPTDRSMNSSLSASQLHTVNMRDPLNRVLANLFLLISSILGSRTAGPHTQFVQWFMEECVDCLEQDSRGSILQFMPFTTVSELVKVSAMSSPKVVLAITDLSLPLGRQVAAKAIAAL, from the exons ATGGTGTCTTACTCCTCTGTGCTCACGGCTATCAGTAAG TTTGATGACTTTTCCCGGGACCTGTGTGTCCAGGCTTTGCTGGACATCATGGACATGTTCTGTGACCGACTCAG TTGCCACGGCAAAGCAGAGGAATGCATCGGGCTGTGCCGAGCGCTTCTTAGCGCCCTCCACTGGCTGCTACGTTGTACAGCAGCTTTTGCAGAGCGGCTCCAAGAAGGACTGGAGGCCGGCACTCCAGCCCCCGGAGAGAAGCAGCTTGCCCTGTGCCTGCAGTGCCTTGAAAAGACCCTCAGCAGCACCAAGAACCGGGCTCTGCTGCACATCGCCAAGCTCGAGGAGGCCT CCTCCTGGACTGCCATCGAGCATTGTCTTTTAAAGCTCGGGGAGATCCTGGCCAATCTCAGCAACCCCCAGCTCCGGAGCCAGGCTGAGCAGTGTGGCACTCTTATCAGGAG taTCCCCACCATGCTGTCCGTGCACTCGGAGCAGTTGCACAAGACGGGCTTCCCCACCGTCCACGCGCTGATCTTGCTTGAGGGCACCATGAACCTGACAGGGGAGATGCAGCCCCTGGTGGAGCAGCTGATGATGGTGAAGCGCATGCAG CAtatccccacccccctttttgtCCTGGAAATCTGGAAAGCCTGCTTTGTGGGGCTCATTGAGTCCCCCGAGGGCACGCAGGAGCTGAAGTGGACGGCTTTCACCTATCTCAAG ATTCCACAGGTTTTGGTGAAGCTGAAGAAATATTTTCATGGGGAAAAG GACTTCACTGAGGATGTCAACTCCGCTTTTGAGTTCCTGCTGAAGCTCACGCCCTTGCTGGACAAAGCTGACCAGCGCTGCAA TTGTGACTGTACAAACTTCCTCCTCCAAGAGTGCAACAAGCAGGGACTTCTGTCTGAAGTCAATTTTGCCATCCTTGTGGGCAAGCG CACAGCAGATCGAGACCCCCAGCTGAAATCATCAGAAAATGCCAACATCCAGCCTAACCCTGGGTTGATCCTCCGGGCAGAGCCCACCGTCACCAACATCCTCAAG acGATGGATGCAGACCACTCCAAGTCCCCGGAGGGGCTACTGGGGGTCCTGGGACACATGCTGTCTGGGAAGAGCCTGGACttgctgctggctgctgctgccgccacggGGAAGCTTAAATCCTTTGCCCGGAAATTCATCAA TCTGAACGAGTTCACTACCCACGGCAGCGGAGAGAGCA CGAAGACCGCCTCTGTTCGGGCCTTGCTCTTCGACAtctccttcctgatgctgtgccACGTGGCCCAGACCTATGGCTCAGAG GTGATTCTCTCCGAGGCAAGCTCAGGAGAAGAAGTCCCCTTCTTTGAGACTTGGATGCAGACCTGCATGCCTGAGGAGGGCAAGATTTTGAACCCTGACCACCCTTGCTTCCGGCCTGACTCCACCAAAGTAGAGTCCTTGGTGGCCTTGCTCAACAACTCCTCCGAGATGAAACTAGT ACAGATGAAGTGGCATGAGGCCTGCCTGAGCATTTCAGCAGCCATTTTGGAGATCCTCAATGCCTGGGAGAATGGGGTGCTGGCCTTCGAGTCCATCCAG AAAATCACCGATAATATCAAGGGAAAGGTATGCAGTCTGGCGGTGTGTGCTGTGGCTTGGCTTGTGGCCCATGTCCGGATGCTGGGGCTGGATGAGCGTGAGAAGTCCCTGCAGATGATCCGCCAGTTGGCAGGGCCCCTGTACAGTGAGAACACCCTGCAGTTCTACAATGAGAG GGTGGTGATTATGAACTCAATCTTGGAACACATGTGTGCGGACGTGCTTCAGCAGACAGCCACACAGATCAAATTTCCATCCACGGGCGTGGACACGATGCCCTACTGGAACCTGCTTCCTCCCAAGCGCCCCATCAAGGAGGTACTGACAGACATCTTTGCCAAGGTACTGGAGAGGGGCTGGGTGGACAGCCGCTCCATCCACATCCTTGACACCCTGCTGCACATGGGCGGCGTCTACTGGTTCTGCAACAACCTGATTAAG GAGCTGCTGAAGGAGACGCGGAAGGAGCACACACTGAGGGCGGTGCAGCTCCTCTATTCCATCTTCTGCCTGGACATGCAGCAAGTGACCCTGGTCCTGCTGGGCCACATCCTGCCCGGCCTGCTTACTGACTCCTCCAAGTGGCACAGCCTTATGGACCCTCCTGGCACTGCATTAGCCAA ACTAGCCGTGTGGTGTGCCCTGAGTTCTTACTCCTCCTACAAGGGACAGGCGTCCTCACGCCAGAAGAAGAGGCACAGGGAAGACATCGAG GACTACATCAGCCTCTTCCCCGTGGAAGACATGCAGCCTTCGAAGCTTATGAGACTGCTGAGCTCCAATGAGGATGATGCCAACATTCTGTCCAGTCCCA CTGACCGCTCCATGAACAGCTCCCTCTCGGCTTCCCAACTGCACACGGTCAACATGAGGGACCCTCTGAACCGAGTCCTGG CCAACCTGTTCCTGCTCATTTCCTCCATCCTGGGCTCGCGCACCGCAGGCCCCCACACCCAGTTTGTGCAGTGGTTCATGGAGGAGTGTGTGGACTGTCTGGAGCAGGACAGCAGGGGCAGCATTCTGCAGTTCATGCCCTTCACTACT GTATCAGAACTGGTAAAGGTGTCTGCCATGTCCAGCCCCAAGGTAGTGCTGGCCATCACAGACCTCAGCCTGCCCCTGGGTCGGCAAGTGGCTGCCAAAGCCATCGCCGCTCTCTGA
- the Med24 gene encoding mediator of RNA polymerase II transcription subunit 24 isoform X1 gives MKVVNLRQAILQAWKERWSDYQWAINMKKFFPRGATWDILNLAEALLEQAMIGPSPNPLILSYLKYAISSQMVSYSSVLTAISKFDDFSRDLCVQALLDIMDMFCDRLSCHGKAEECIGLCRALLSALHWLLRCTAAFAERLQEGLEAGTPAPGEKQLALCLQCLEKTLSSTKNRALLHIAKLEEASLHTSQGLGQGGTRANQPTASWTAIEHCLLKLGEILANLSNPQLRSQAEQCGTLIRSIPTMLSVHSEQLHKTGFPTVHALILLEGTMNLTGEMQPLVEQLMMVKRMQHIPTPLFVLEIWKACFVGLIESPEGTQELKWTAFTYLKIPQVLVKLKKYFHGEKDFTEDVNSAFEFLLKLTPLLDKADQRCNCDCTNFLLQECNKQGLLSEVNFAILVGKRTADRDPQLKSSENANIQPNPGLILRAEPTVTNILKTMDADHSKSPEGLLGVLGHMLSGKSLDLLLAAAAATGKLKSFARKFINLNEFTTHGSGESTKTASVRALLFDISFLMLCHVAQTYGSEVILSEASSGEEVPFFETWMQTCMPEEGKILNPDHPCFRPDSTKVESLVALLNNSSEMKLVQMKWHEACLSISAAILEILNAWENGVLAFESIQKITDNIKGKVCSLAVCAVAWLVAHVRMLGLDEREKSLQMIRQLAGPLYSENTLQFYNERVVIMNSILEHMCADVLQQTATQIKFPSTGVDTMPYWNLLPPKRPIKEVLTDIFAKVLERGWVDSRSIHILDTLLHMGGVYWFCNNLIKELLKETRKEHTLRAVQLLYSIFCLDMQQVTLVLLGHILPGLLTDSSKWHSLMDPPGTALAKLAVWCALSSYSSYKGQASSRQKKRHREDIEDYISLFPVEDMQPSKLMRLLSSNEDDANILSSPTDRSMNSSLSASQLHTVNMRDPLNRVLANLFLLISSILGSRTAGPHTQFVQWFMEECVDCLEQDSRGSILQFMPFTTVSELVKVSAMSSPKVVLAITDLSLPLGRQVAAKAIAAL, from the exons ATGGTGTCTTACTCCTCTGTGCTCACGGCTATCAGTAAG TTTGATGACTTTTCCCGGGACCTGTGTGTCCAGGCTTTGCTGGACATCATGGACATGTTCTGTGACCGACTCAG TTGCCACGGCAAAGCAGAGGAATGCATCGGGCTGTGCCGAGCGCTTCTTAGCGCCCTCCACTGGCTGCTACGTTGTACAGCAGCTTTTGCAGAGCGGCTCCAAGAAGGACTGGAGGCCGGCACTCCAGCCCCCGGAGAGAAGCAGCTTGCCCTGTGCCTGCAGTGCCTTGAAAAGACCCTCAGCAGCACCAAGAACCGGGCTCTGCTGCACATCGCCAAGCTCGAGGAGGCCT CATTGCATACATCCCAGGGACTTGGGCAGGGTGGCACCCGAGCCAATCAACCAACAG CCTCCTGGACTGCCATCGAGCATTGTCTTTTAAAGCTCGGGGAGATCCTGGCCAATCTCAGCAACCCCCAGCTCCGGAGCCAGGCTGAGCAGTGTGGCACTCTTATCAGGAG taTCCCCACCATGCTGTCCGTGCACTCGGAGCAGTTGCACAAGACGGGCTTCCCCACCGTCCACGCGCTGATCTTGCTTGAGGGCACCATGAACCTGACAGGGGAGATGCAGCCCCTGGTGGAGCAGCTGATGATGGTGAAGCGCATGCAG CAtatccccacccccctttttgtCCTGGAAATCTGGAAAGCCTGCTTTGTGGGGCTCATTGAGTCCCCCGAGGGCACGCAGGAGCTGAAGTGGACGGCTTTCACCTATCTCAAG ATTCCACAGGTTTTGGTGAAGCTGAAGAAATATTTTCATGGGGAAAAG GACTTCACTGAGGATGTCAACTCCGCTTTTGAGTTCCTGCTGAAGCTCACGCCCTTGCTGGACAAAGCTGACCAGCGCTGCAA TTGTGACTGTACAAACTTCCTCCTCCAAGAGTGCAACAAGCAGGGACTTCTGTCTGAAGTCAATTTTGCCATCCTTGTGGGCAAGCG CACAGCAGATCGAGACCCCCAGCTGAAATCATCAGAAAATGCCAACATCCAGCCTAACCCTGGGTTGATCCTCCGGGCAGAGCCCACCGTCACCAACATCCTCAAG acGATGGATGCAGACCACTCCAAGTCCCCGGAGGGGCTACTGGGGGTCCTGGGACACATGCTGTCTGGGAAGAGCCTGGACttgctgctggctgctgctgccgccacggGGAAGCTTAAATCCTTTGCCCGGAAATTCATCAA TCTGAACGAGTTCACTACCCACGGCAGCGGAGAGAGCA CGAAGACCGCCTCTGTTCGGGCCTTGCTCTTCGACAtctccttcctgatgctgtgccACGTGGCCCAGACCTATGGCTCAGAG GTGATTCTCTCCGAGGCAAGCTCAGGAGAAGAAGTCCCCTTCTTTGAGACTTGGATGCAGACCTGCATGCCTGAGGAGGGCAAGATTTTGAACCCTGACCACCCTTGCTTCCGGCCTGACTCCACCAAAGTAGAGTCCTTGGTGGCCTTGCTCAACAACTCCTCCGAGATGAAACTAGT ACAGATGAAGTGGCATGAGGCCTGCCTGAGCATTTCAGCAGCCATTTTGGAGATCCTCAATGCCTGGGAGAATGGGGTGCTGGCCTTCGAGTCCATCCAG AAAATCACCGATAATATCAAGGGAAAGGTATGCAGTCTGGCGGTGTGTGCTGTGGCTTGGCTTGTGGCCCATGTCCGGATGCTGGGGCTGGATGAGCGTGAGAAGTCCCTGCAGATGATCCGCCAGTTGGCAGGGCCCCTGTACAGTGAGAACACCCTGCAGTTCTACAATGAGAG GGTGGTGATTATGAACTCAATCTTGGAACACATGTGTGCGGACGTGCTTCAGCAGACAGCCACACAGATCAAATTTCCATCCACGGGCGTGGACACGATGCCCTACTGGAACCTGCTTCCTCCCAAGCGCCCCATCAAGGAGGTACTGACAGACATCTTTGCCAAGGTACTGGAGAGGGGCTGGGTGGACAGCCGCTCCATCCACATCCTTGACACCCTGCTGCACATGGGCGGCGTCTACTGGTTCTGCAACAACCTGATTAAG GAGCTGCTGAAGGAGACGCGGAAGGAGCACACACTGAGGGCGGTGCAGCTCCTCTATTCCATCTTCTGCCTGGACATGCAGCAAGTGACCCTGGTCCTGCTGGGCCACATCCTGCCCGGCCTGCTTACTGACTCCTCCAAGTGGCACAGCCTTATGGACCCTCCTGGCACTGCATTAGCCAA ACTAGCCGTGTGGTGTGCCCTGAGTTCTTACTCCTCCTACAAGGGACAGGCGTCCTCACGCCAGAAGAAGAGGCACAGGGAAGACATCGAG GACTACATCAGCCTCTTCCCCGTGGAAGACATGCAGCCTTCGAAGCTTATGAGACTGCTGAGCTCCAATGAGGATGATGCCAACATTCTGTCCAGTCCCA CTGACCGCTCCATGAACAGCTCCCTCTCGGCTTCCCAACTGCACACGGTCAACATGAGGGACCCTCTGAACCGAGTCCTGG CCAACCTGTTCCTGCTCATTTCCTCCATCCTGGGCTCGCGCACCGCAGGCCCCCACACCCAGTTTGTGCAGTGGTTCATGGAGGAGTGTGTGGACTGTCTGGAGCAGGACAGCAGGGGCAGCATTCTGCAGTTCATGCCCTTCACTACT GTATCAGAACTGGTAAAGGTGTCTGCCATGTCCAGCCCCAAGGTAGTGCTGGCCATCACAGACCTCAGCCTGCCCCTGGGTCGGCAAGTGGCTGCCAAAGCCATCGCCGCTCTCTGA
- the Csf3 gene encoding granulocyte colony-stimulating factor has translation MYKGPLELGPGRTQSCSPDHPESMAQLSAQSRLKLLALQLLLWHSALWTGQEAIPLASVTSLPPTLPLPRSFLLKSLEQARKIQARSSVLLEQLCAVYKLCHPEELVLLGHSLGIPQAPLSHCSSQALQLTECLSQLHRGLFLYQGCLQALAGISPELAPTVDMLQLDVANFATTIWQQMETLGVVAAGQPTQSTMPAFTSAFQRRAGGVLATSRLQSFLETAHHALNHLT, from the exons ATGTATAAAGGCCCCCTGGAGCTAGGCCCTGGCAGAACCCAGAGCTGCAGCCCAGATCACCCAGAATCCATGGCTCAACTTTCTGCCCAGAGCCGCCTGAAGCTGCTGG ccctccagctgctgctgtggCACAGTGCACTCTGGACAGGACAAGAGGCCATTCCCCTGGCTTCTGTCACCTCTCTGCCACCAACCCTGCCTTTGCCCCGGAGCTTCCTGCTTAAGTCCCTGGAGCAAGCGAGGAAGATTCAGGCCAGGAGCTCGGTGCTGCTGGAGCAGCTG TGCGCTGTCTACAAGCTGTGCCACCCGGAGGAGCTGGTGCTGCTCGGGCACTCTCTGGGTATCCCACAGGCTCCTCTGAGCCACTGCTCCAGCCAGGCCCTGCAGCTG ACTGAGTGCCTGAGCCAACTCCACCGCGGACTGTTCCTGTACCAAGGCTGCCTGCAGGCCCTAGCGGGCATTTCCCCGGAGTTGGCCCCCACCGTGGACATGCTGCAGCTCGACGTTGCCAACtttgccaccaccatctggcagcAG ATGGAAACCCTGGGGGTGGTCGCTGCTGGGCAGCCCACCCAGAGCACCATGCCAGCCTTCACCTCTGCCTTCCAGCGCCGGGCGGGAGGTGTCCTGGCCACTTCGCGCCTGCAGAGCTTCCTGGAGACGGCTCACCACGCTCTGAACCACCTCACCTAG